GGCGAGCTGCGCCCCGGGATCGTGCACCGGCTCGACAAGGACACCTCCGGGGCGATGCTCGCCACCAAGAACGACCTGGCCCACAACCACCTGGCCGGCCAGTTCAAGGCGCACACCATCACCCGGCGCTACATCGCCCTTGTCCACGGCATCGTGCAAAAGGAGACCGGCACCGTCGACCGGCCCATCGGCCGCCACCCGGTGCACCGCAAGAAGATGAGCGGCCGCTCCCGCGCCGGCCGTCGGGCGATCACCCACTGGCGGGTGCTGCGCCGCTACGACCAGGACAAGCTCTCCCTGATGGAGATGACCCTGGAGACCGGGCGCACCCACCAGATCCGGGTTCACCTCTCCGAGGAGGGGATGCCGATCGTCGGCGACCCGGTCTACGGCAACCCCGGCAGAGCGAGTTCCGTCGCCGACCCGAAGCTGCGCGCCCTGCTTCTCGGCCTCGGCCGCCAGGCCCTCCACGCCCGCCTGCTCGGCTTCGTTCACCCGGCCAGCGGCGACTATATGGAGTTCGAAAGCCCCCCGCCCCCCGACTTGGGGGCGATCCTCAATTACCTCGACGCGAAGTACAAAGAATAATGCCAGGAAAAAGGTCCAGGGTTAAAGGTGCAAGGAAGCACCCATAACCTCCTTTCGCCTTGATCCTTTCTCCTTGTTCCTTAAACAACGGAGTTCTCAATGAAAACCTCCCGACAGGGAAAGATCAGTTTCCTCGAGCCCGACTGGGCCCGCAAAGCCACGGTGCGCGCCGGATTCACCACCCGCAACGGCGGGGTCAGCCGCGCCCCCTATAACTCCCTCAACCTCGGCTTCAACACAGAAGACCCCCAGTACAACGT
The DNA window shown above is from Desulfuromonas sp. and carries:
- a CDS encoding RluA family pseudouridine synthase, which gives rise to MEDVRQLLFEAGRLPERLDRFLTECLPELTRSQIKKLIDNGHVRLDGAAVKASSRLKGGETLEVVIPDAAPAKALPEAIPLHILYEDRHLVVVDKPAGLVVHPAPGHGGGTLVNALLYHCTDLSGVGGELRPGIVHRLDKDTSGAMLATKNDLAHNHLAGQFKAHTITRRYIALVHGIVQKETGTVDRPIGRHPVHRKKMSGRSRAGRRAITHWRVLRRYDQDKLSLMEMTLETGRTHQIRVHLSEEGMPIVGDPVYGNPGRASSVADPKLRALLLGLGRQALHARLLGFVHPASGDYMEFESPPPPDLGAILNYLDAKYKE